From a single Mycolicibacterium moriokaense genomic region:
- a CDS encoding oxygenase MpaB family protein has translation MTAADCRIQIRRRTARWDDRPVTIAEAMDFWAFAAGAANVIMQLARPGVGYGVVESKVDSGNLLKHPWKRARTTFQYLAVAIFGTPDDRAAFREAVNGAHRHVQSTPDSPVRYNAFDRDLQMWVAACLFVGLEDTYQLLRGEMTAEQSEQFYRSAWTLGTTLQVSEDQWPPTRVEFDVYWEQACQQVKIDDRVRDYLRDLVDLRMINPLLGLPFRPLLKFLTVGFLAPVFRDAMGVQWSGFKQYLFESLFLLVAFANRFLPVFIRQGGSYILLADVRRRVRRQRALV, from the coding sequence ATGACCGCTGCAGACTGCCGCATCCAGATCCGTCGGCGCACCGCCCGCTGGGACGACCGCCCGGTCACCATCGCGGAGGCGATGGACTTCTGGGCGTTCGCCGCCGGGGCGGCCAACGTGATCATGCAGCTCGCTCGACCCGGAGTGGGCTACGGCGTCGTGGAGAGCAAAGTCGACTCGGGAAATCTGCTGAAGCATCCGTGGAAACGCGCCAGGACGACGTTCCAGTACCTCGCCGTCGCGATCTTCGGCACACCGGACGACCGCGCCGCGTTCCGCGAGGCCGTCAACGGCGCGCATCGCCACGTTCAGTCGACGCCGGACAGTCCCGTCCGCTACAACGCCTTCGACCGCGATCTGCAGATGTGGGTGGCGGCCTGCCTGTTCGTCGGACTGGAGGACACGTATCAGCTGCTGCGGGGCGAGATGACCGCCGAACAGTCCGAACAGTTTTACCGGTCGGCCTGGACGTTAGGCACGACGCTGCAGGTGAGCGAGGACCAATGGCCGCCGACCCGGGTCGAATTCGACGTGTACTGGGAGCAGGCGTGCCAGCAGGTGAAGATCGACGATCGCGTCCGTGACTATCTGCGCGACCTGGTGGACCTGCGAATGATCAACCCGCTGCTCGGCCTACCGTTCCGCCCGCTGCTCAAGTTCCTCACCGTCGGATTCCTGGCACCGGTGTTCCGGGACGCCATGGGCGTGCAGTGGAGCGGTTTCAAGCAGTACCTGTTCGAGAGTCTGTTCCTGTTGGTCGCCTTCGCGAACAGGTTCCTGCCGGTGTTCATCCGCCAGGGCGGCAGCTACATCCTGCTCGCCGACGTGCGACGCCGGGTCCGTCGACAGCGTGCGTTGGTGTGA
- a CDS encoding SOS response-associated peptidase, translating into MCGRFAVTTDPALLAEKIQAIDESVGQKDAPSANYNVAPTTTISSVVKRHSAHDDEATRRVRSMRWGLVPPWAKTAEDGGPDTKGPLLINARAEKVTTSPAFRNSAKNKRCLVPMDGWYEWRPNGETASGKKAPKTPFYMYGVDGEPLFMAGLWSTWRPKDAPKDAPPLLSCTIITTDAAGPLAEIHDRMPLSISERDWDRWLDPDAPIDEGLLRGHGDLDRIEIRQVSRLVNSIRNNGPELIEPAKPEPEQATLL; encoded by the coding sequence ATGTGTGGACGATTCGCGGTGACCACCGACCCGGCCCTGTTGGCCGAGAAGATCCAGGCGATCGACGAAAGCGTGGGGCAGAAGGACGCGCCGTCGGCCAACTACAACGTCGCGCCCACCACGACGATCAGCAGCGTGGTGAAACGCCACAGCGCGCACGACGACGAGGCAACCCGCCGGGTGCGGTCGATGCGCTGGGGGTTGGTGCCGCCGTGGGCCAAGACCGCCGAGGACGGTGGCCCTGACACCAAGGGCCCGTTGCTCATCAACGCGCGGGCCGAGAAGGTGACCACGTCACCCGCATTCCGGAATTCGGCGAAGAACAAGCGGTGTCTGGTGCCGATGGACGGCTGGTACGAATGGCGGCCCAACGGTGAGACGGCGTCGGGTAAGAAGGCGCCCAAGACGCCGTTCTACATGTACGGGGTCGACGGCGAACCGCTGTTCATGGCCGGGCTGTGGTCGACGTGGCGGCCGAAGGACGCACCCAAGGACGCGCCCCCGCTGCTGAGTTGCACCATCATCACCACCGACGCCGCGGGCCCGTTGGCCGAGATCCACGACCGGATGCCGCTGTCGATCAGCGAACGCGACTGGGACCGCTGGCTCGACCCCGACGCACCGATCGACGAGGGGCTGTTACGCGGCCACGGCGATCTCGACCGCATCGAGATCCGGCAGGTGTCCCGGCTGGTCAACAGCATCCGGAACAACGGTCCCGAGCTCATCGAGCCGGCGAAACCCGAACCGGAGCAGGCCACACTGCTTTAG
- the aroA gene encoding 3-phosphoshikimate 1-carboxyvinyltransferase, with translation MSTSGQSPREASEERWQAPSASRPVHATVTVPGSKSLTNRALVLAALATRSGPSTISGALRSRDTDLMIGAVQTLGVTVDGADAELTLSGAIDPKPGATIDCGLAGTVLRFVPPVAALSSTTVTFDGDEQARARPIAPLLEALRGLGVEIDGDGLPFSVRGSGSVAGGTVEIDASSSSQFVSGLLLSGAAFTNGLTIVHTGDSVPSAPHVAMTVAMLRDAGVDVDDTRPNRWHVSPGTIAARHWSIEPDLSNAVPFLAAAVVTGGAVRIAKWPSATIQPADAVLGILKSVGSVVRQGDNYLEVQGPSAHVGLDVDLHEVGELAPAVAALAALAPTGSVSRLRGIAHLRGHETDRLAALSAEINGLGGKCEETVDGLLITAQPLHAGLWRSYADHRMATAGAIVGLRVPGVEVEDIGTTAKTLPDFPQMWADMLAGD, from the coding sequence GTGAGCACATCCGGGCAGTCCCCGCGCGAAGCGTCGGAAGAGCGGTGGCAGGCACCGTCGGCGTCGCGTCCGGTACATGCCACGGTCACTGTCCCGGGGTCGAAATCGCTGACCAACCGCGCCCTGGTGCTGGCCGCGCTGGCGACGAGGAGCGGGCCGTCGACCATCAGCGGCGCGCTGCGCAGCCGCGACACCGACCTGATGATCGGTGCGGTCCAGACGCTCGGCGTCACGGTCGACGGCGCCGACGCGGAGCTGACGCTCAGCGGTGCGATCGACCCGAAACCGGGCGCGACGATCGACTGCGGCCTGGCGGGCACCGTGCTGCGCTTCGTGCCCCCGGTGGCGGCACTGAGCTCCACGACGGTCACGTTCGACGGCGACGAACAGGCCCGCGCGCGACCCATCGCCCCGCTGCTCGAGGCGCTACGCGGCCTCGGAGTCGAAATCGACGGCGACGGGCTGCCTTTCAGCGTGCGCGGGTCGGGTTCGGTGGCCGGCGGAACCGTCGAGATCGACGCGTCGTCGTCGTCGCAGTTCGTTTCGGGTCTGCTGCTCTCCGGCGCCGCGTTCACCAACGGGTTGACGATCGTCCACACCGGCGACTCCGTCCCCTCGGCCCCGCACGTCGCGATGACGGTGGCCATGCTGCGCGACGCCGGCGTCGACGTCGACGACACCCGCCCCAACCGGTGGCACGTATCCCCTGGCACGATCGCGGCCAGGCACTGGAGCATCGAACCCGACCTTTCCAACGCGGTCCCGTTCCTGGCGGCGGCCGTGGTCACCGGAGGAGCCGTACGCATCGCCAAGTGGCCATCGGCGACCATCCAGCCCGCCGATGCCGTCCTGGGCATCCTGAAAAGCGTGGGTTCGGTTGTGCGCCAAGGTGATAACTATCTCGAGGTGCAAGGCCCCTCCGCGCACGTCGGCCTGGACGTCGACCTCCACGAGGTGGGTGAGCTCGCACCTGCGGTGGCCGCTCTGGCCGCCCTGGCGCCGACGGGATCGGTGTCTCGGCTCCGTGGGATCGCGCACCTGCGTGGCCACGAAACGGACCGGCTGGCCGCGCTGTCCGCCGAGATCAACGGACTCGGCGGCAAGTGCGAGGAGACCGTTGACGGTCTGCTGATCACCGCGCAACCCCTGCACGCGGGTCTGTGGCGGTCCTACGCCGATCATCGGATGGCCACCGCGGGCGCCATCGTCGGGTTGCGTGTGCCCGGCGTCGAGGTGGAGGACATCGGCACCACCGCCAAGACACTGCCCGACTTCCCACAGATGTGGGCCGACATGCTGGCGGGCGATTGA
- the rsgA gene encoding ribosome small subunit-dependent GTPase A: MSPREYDESDVRVRPGRGSRPRTKTRPDHADAHDAMVVTVDRGRWGCAIDRDPNRRVVAMRARELGRTPIVVGDDVSIVGDVSGRPDTLARIVRRGERRTVLRRTADDTDPTERVVVANADQLLIVVALADPPPRTGLVQRALIAAYAGGLEPILCLTKTDLAPAEPFAAEFSGLDLKITTAGRDDPLDAVTPLLAGKVTVLLGHSGVGKSTLVNRLVPEADRATGEVTEIGKGRHTSTQSVALPLSIGGWVIDTPGIRSFGLAHIEPDDVMLAFSDLAEAIEDCPRGCGHMGPPADPECALDALTGPAAGRVAAARRLLAAR; encoded by the coding sequence TTGAGCCCTCGCGAGTACGACGAGTCCGACGTCCGGGTGCGACCCGGCAGAGGGTCGCGCCCGCGAACCAAGACACGACCCGACCACGCCGACGCCCACGACGCCATGGTGGTGACCGTCGACCGGGGCCGGTGGGGCTGTGCGATCGACCGCGACCCCAACCGCCGCGTCGTCGCCATGCGGGCGCGCGAGCTGGGTCGCACACCGATTGTCGTCGGGGACGACGTGAGCATCGTCGGCGACGTCTCGGGCAGACCCGACACGTTGGCGCGCATCGTGCGACGTGGTGAACGCAGGACGGTGCTGCGGCGCACCGCCGATGACACCGACCCCACCGAACGCGTCGTGGTCGCCAACGCCGATCAGCTGCTGATCGTCGTCGCGCTCGCCGATCCCCCGCCGCGCACAGGTCTGGTGCAGCGCGCACTGATCGCCGCGTACGCGGGTGGGCTCGAACCGATTCTGTGCCTGACCAAGACCGACCTGGCGCCGGCGGAGCCCTTCGCCGCGGAGTTCAGCGGACTCGACCTCAAGATCACCACCGCCGGGCGCGACGACCCGCTCGACGCAGTGACGCCACTGCTCGCAGGCAAGGTGACGGTACTGCTGGGACACTCCGGCGTCGGCAAGTCGACGTTGGTGAATCGCCTTGTGCCGGAGGCGGATCGGGCGACGGGTGAGGTGACCGAGATCGGCAAGGGCAGGCACACGTCGACGCAGTCGGTGGCGCTGCCGCTGAGCATCGGCGGCTGGGTGATCGACACCCCGGGTATCCGCTCGTTCGGCCTGGCGCATATCGAGCCCGACGACGTGATGCTCGCCTTCTCCGACCTGGCCGAGGCGATCGAGGACTGCCCCCGCGGTTGCGGTCACATGGGTCCGCCCGCCGACCCCGAATGCGCGCTCGACGCGTTGACCGGGCCCGCCGCGGGCCGCGTGGCCGCGGCGCGCCGCCTGCTCGCGGCGCGCTAA
- a CDS encoding C39 family peptidase: MKKNFARGIAAAALMGVALGFSGVAHAEVVGDPDGMAGWTVAQSYNDCALMAAADVIGQITGDAPAEDDIVTYAQNTPSVSRPGDMIFDMAAYDDDPNGGTIFEDLPIVLAHYGVSGKYVDGASMGALEGVLRDGGAVIVNLNAETIWDADGDRTASDHAVVVTGVDTDNGVVHLNDSGPEDGADEQVSIDTFTAAWQTSGNEMVVTT; encoded by the coding sequence ATGAAGAAGAACTTTGCACGTGGCATCGCAGCCGCCGCACTGATGGGTGTAGCCCTGGGTTTCTCGGGCGTCGCCCATGCCGAGGTCGTCGGCGATCCCGACGGCATGGCGGGATGGACGGTCGCACAGTCCTACAACGACTGCGCACTGATGGCCGCCGCCGATGTGATCGGTCAGATCACCGGCGACGCACCCGCCGAGGACGACATCGTCACCTACGCCCAGAACACGCCGAGTGTGTCGCGGCCCGGCGACATGATCTTCGACATGGCCGCGTACGACGATGACCCGAACGGCGGAACCATCTTCGAGGACCTGCCGATCGTGCTCGCCCACTACGGCGTGAGCGGAAAGTACGTCGACGGAGCCAGCATGGGCGCGCTGGAGGGAGTCCTGCGCGACGGCGGGGCGGTGATCGTCAACCTCAACGCCGAGACCATCTGGGACGCCGACGGTGACCGGACCGCCTCCGACCATGCCGTGGTGGTCACGGGCGTCGACACCGACAACGGCGTGGTGCACCTCAACGACAGCGGTCCCGAGGACGGCGCCGACGAGCAGGTGAGCATCGACACCTTCACTGCGGCCTGGCAGACCAGCGGCAACGAGATGGTGGTGACGACCTAG
- a CDS encoding fatty acid desaturase family protein: MAITDVPEFAHLSESDIESLAFELDSIRQDIEDSRGERDARYIRRTIAAQRALEIAGRVMLAASSRRSAWWAGTVTLGVAKIIENMEIGHNVMHGQWDWMNDPEIHSSSWEWDMSGSSKHWRFTHNFMHHKYTNILGMDDDVGYGLLRVTRDQKWKPHNVLNLAFNTMLATLFEWGVGLQHLEIGKIFKGRDDRNATLVRMREFGVKAGEQVAKDYLVWPALTSLSPGASFKSTLKANAVANIIRNIWANAVIFCGHFPDGAEKFTKTDMVGETQGEWYLRQMLGSANFEGGPVLRFMSGNLCHQIEHHLYPDLPSNRLHEISLRVQQLCDKYDLPYTTGSFLVQYAKTWRTIAKLSLPDKYLRDTADDAPETRSERMFAELEPEQRSGLKSAIAAARARRREKRMQRQH; the protein is encoded by the coding sequence ATGGCGATCACCGACGTCCCCGAATTTGCACATCTGTCCGAGTCGGACATCGAGAGTCTGGCCTTCGAGCTGGATTCCATCCGTCAGGACATCGAAGACTCCCGCGGCGAGCGCGACGCGCGCTATATCCGTCGCACCATTGCCGCCCAGCGCGCCCTCGAGATTGCGGGCCGGGTCATGCTGGCCGCGAGCTCACGCCGCTCGGCGTGGTGGGCGGGCACTGTCACCCTGGGCGTGGCCAAGATCATCGAGAACATGGAGATCGGCCACAACGTCATGCACGGCCAGTGGGATTGGATGAACGATCCCGAGATTCACTCCTCGTCGTGGGAGTGGGACATGAGCGGGTCGTCCAAGCACTGGCGCTTCACCCACAACTTCATGCACCACAAGTACACCAACATCCTGGGCATGGACGACGATGTGGGCTACGGACTGCTGCGTGTGACGCGCGACCAGAAGTGGAAGCCGCACAACGTTTTAAACCTCGCCTTCAACACCATGCTGGCAACGTTGTTCGAGTGGGGCGTCGGGCTGCAGCACCTGGAGATCGGCAAGATCTTCAAGGGCCGCGACGACCGCAACGCGACCCTTGTTCGGATGCGGGAGTTCGGTGTCAAGGCCGGCGAGCAGGTCGCCAAGGACTACCTCGTGTGGCCCGCCCTGACGTCGCTGTCGCCGGGGGCGAGCTTCAAGTCGACGCTGAAGGCCAACGCGGTCGCCAACATCATCCGCAATATCTGGGCCAACGCGGTCATCTTCTGTGGCCACTTCCCCGACGGCGCAGAGAAATTCACCAAGACGGACATGGTCGGTGAAACGCAGGGTGAGTGGTATCTGCGTCAGATGCTCGGTAGCGCCAACTTCGAAGGTGGTCCGGTGCTGCGGTTCATGAGCGGCAACCTGTGCCACCAGATCGAGCATCATCTGTACCCCGATCTGCCGAGCAACCGGCTTCACGAGATCTCGCTTCGGGTGCAGCAGTTGTGCGACAAGTACGACCTGCCCTATACGACCGGTTCGTTCCTGGTGCAGTACGCCAAGACGTGGCGGACCATCGCCAAGCTGTCGCTGCCGGACAAGTATCTGCGCGATACCGCGGACGATGCGCCCGAGACCCGCAGCGAAAGGATGTTCGCCGAACTCGAGCCCGAACAGCGCAGCGGACTCAAGTCGGCGATCGCGGCCGCGCGGGCGCGCCGCCGCGAGAAGCGGATGCAGCGCCAGCATTGA
- a CDS encoding ferredoxin reductase produces the protein MAKNQVKISANVADTKRKGVVGVKHPAWHALRTVAARITTPLLPDDYLKLANPLWSARELRGRVVEVRRETEDSATLVIKPGWGFSFDYQPGQYIGIGLLVDGRWRWRSYSLTSSPVTSGGGRSSRTITITVKAMPEGFLSTHLVGGVAPGTIVRLAAPQGNFVMPDPAPAKVLFITGGSGITPVMSMLRTLTRRDQITDVVHLHSAPTDSDVLFAAELAELERAHKGYQLRVRATRTDGRLDLSRLDDVVPDWRERQTWACGPEGMLDAAEGAWSAAEIPDRLHLERFAVSKAAPHGQGGTVEFARSGKTVTVDAATPLMEAGEEAGIRMPFGCRMGICQSCVVSLVDGHVRDLRTGAEHEPGTRIQTCVSAASGDCVLDV, from the coding sequence GTGGCCAAGAATCAAGTGAAGATCTCGGCCAATGTCGCCGATACGAAGCGCAAAGGCGTCGTCGGCGTCAAACATCCGGCCTGGCACGCGCTGCGCACAGTCGCCGCGCGAATCACCACGCCCCTGCTGCCCGACGATTACCTGAAGCTCGCGAACCCGTTGTGGTCGGCGCGCGAACTGCGCGGTCGCGTCGTGGAGGTCCGTCGGGAGACAGAGGACTCGGCGACGCTGGTCATCAAGCCGGGATGGGGCTTCTCGTTCGACTACCAACCCGGGCAGTACATCGGCATCGGGCTGCTGGTCGACGGACGCTGGCGGTGGCGGTCGTACTCACTGACCTCGAGTCCGGTGACGTCGGGCGGCGGGCGATCCAGCCGGACCATCACCATCACCGTCAAGGCGATGCCCGAGGGGTTCTTATCGACGCACCTCGTCGGTGGCGTGGCACCCGGCACGATCGTGCGGCTGGCCGCGCCGCAGGGTAATTTCGTCATGCCCGACCCGGCGCCCGCGAAGGTGTTGTTCATCACCGGCGGCTCGGGCATCACGCCGGTGATGTCGATGCTGCGAACGCTGACGCGTCGCGATCAGATCACCGACGTCGTCCACTTACATTCGGCGCCAACCGATTCCGATGTCCTCTTCGCCGCTGAACTGGCGGAGCTGGAACGCGCGCACAAGGGTTATCAACTGAGGGTGCGGGCCACCCGCACCGACGGCCGGCTGGACCTGTCCCGACTCGACGATGTGGTGCCCGACTGGCGTGAGCGCCAGACGTGGGCGTGTGGCCCCGAGGGCATGCTCGACGCCGCCGAGGGTGCCTGGTCGGCCGCGGAGATTCCCGACCGGCTGCATCTGGAGCGGTTCGCGGTGTCGAAGGCGGCCCCGCATGGGCAGGGCGGCACCGTCGAGTTCGCGCGCAGCGGCAAGACCGTCACCGTGGACGCCGCCACTCCGTTGATGGAGGCGGGCGAGGAGGCGGGTATCCGGATGCCGTTCGGCTGCCGGATGGGCATCTGCCAGTCCTGTGTCGTGAGCCTGGTCGACGGGCACGTCCGCGACCTGCGCACCGGCGCGGAACACGAGCCCGGCACGCGGATACAGACATGTGTGTCCGCCGCTTCGGGCGATTGCGTGCTGGACGTCTAA
- a CDS encoding DUF6912 family protein, which yields MRVYVPVTLTLLQRLVADRTLHARSGTAFAVTPTLREAYAEGDDDELADVALREAALASLRLLAGEGTSDLPPRRAVVEAEVDDASPRPDLDDAVVRLSGPITYDDVIAAYVDNADAESAVLAAIDAVDEADLGDEDAELTVGDAQDHDLAWYAAQELPFLLELL from the coding sequence GTGCGCGTGTATGTCCCAGTGACCCTGACCCTCCTGCAGCGGCTCGTCGCCGACAGGACGTTGCACGCGCGCAGCGGAACCGCGTTCGCGGTGACGCCGACGCTGCGTGAGGCCTACGCCGAGGGCGACGACGACGAACTGGCCGACGTTGCGCTGCGCGAGGCCGCGCTGGCGTCGCTGCGTCTACTCGCGGGGGAGGGCACATCCGATCTGCCGCCGCGTCGTGCGGTGGTAGAGGCCGAGGTCGATGACGCGAGCCCTCGGCCGGATCTCGACGACGCGGTGGTGCGCTTGTCCGGCCCCATCACGTACGACGACGTGATCGCCGCATACGTCGACAACGCCGATGCGGAGTCCGCGGTGCTGGCGGCGATCGACGCCGTCGACGAGGCCGACCTCGGTGACGAGGATGCGGAATTGACCGTCGGCGACGCCCAGGACCACGACCTGGCCTGGTACGCAGCACAGGAGCTGCCGTTCCTGCTCGAACTCCTGTGA
- a CDS encoding BCCT family transporter produces MERALSSPVDQVVPHPVLDVPVEEAAYTRSKGVDWVVFGVTAVIAIGFLVWGFVSTPSLASASTSALTWVMDNTGWLFVLSGSGFVVFVLWLALGRYGTIPLGRDDEEPEFNGVSWVAMMFSAGMGIGLMFFGVAEPLSHFASPPPGTGAAGNPEAVQTAMATTLFHWTLHPWAIYAVVGLAIAYGVYRKGRLQLISSAFEPLLGRWAHGTWGKVIDMLAIFATLFGSAASLGLGALQIRSGLQIVGGIGETGNMILIVIITVLTIAFVLSAVSGITRGIQWLSNINMVLALVLALFVFVVGPTVFILNLIPTAMASYLGDIAMMSARTGAEGADVNTWLQSWTVFYWAWWVSWTPFVGMFIARISRGRTIRQFVAGVLLVPSLVSLLWFAVFGGAAIRQQQEGVDLAGEGSIEAQLFGVLEEYPIATIASILVMVLVAIFFVSGADAASIVMGSLSERGTIKPGRGTVIFWGIAMGAVAAVMLLVGGEDGLTGLQTITIIAALPFLLVMIGLAVALVKDLRTDPKVVRRQYASEAINNAVVTGVTQHGDDFVIAVEKDPDAGKNGAG; encoded by the coding sequence ATGGAACGGGCTCTTTCGTCACCCGTTGACCAGGTCGTTCCCCATCCAGTGCTTGATGTACCCGTCGAGGAGGCCGCATACACCCGCTCGAAGGGGGTGGACTGGGTCGTGTTCGGCGTCACCGCCGTCATCGCCATCGGGTTCCTGGTGTGGGGGTTTGTCAGCACACCCTCGCTGGCCAGCGCGTCAACCAGCGCACTGACCTGGGTGATGGACAACACCGGATGGCTCTTCGTGCTGAGCGGATCGGGCTTCGTTGTCTTCGTCCTCTGGCTAGCGCTCGGCCGCTACGGCACGATCCCGCTCGGACGCGACGACGAGGAGCCCGAGTTCAACGGCGTGTCCTGGGTCGCAATGATGTTCTCCGCCGGCATGGGCATCGGTCTGATGTTCTTCGGTGTCGCCGAGCCACTGTCGCACTTCGCCAGCCCGCCTCCGGGCACCGGCGCTGCCGGTAACCCTGAGGCGGTTCAGACCGCGATGGCGACGACGCTGTTCCACTGGACGCTGCACCCGTGGGCGATCTACGCGGTGGTCGGGCTGGCGATCGCCTACGGCGTGTACCGCAAGGGGCGGTTGCAGCTCATCAGTTCGGCATTCGAGCCGCTGCTGGGCCGCTGGGCGCACGGGACGTGGGGCAAGGTCATCGACATGCTGGCGATCTTCGCCACGCTGTTCGGGTCGGCAGCGTCACTCGGGCTGGGGGCGCTGCAGATCCGCAGTGGTCTGCAGATCGTCGGAGGAATCGGCGAAACCGGCAACATGATCCTGATCGTGATCATCACAGTGCTCACGATCGCCTTTGTGCTGTCTGCGGTTTCGGGAATCACCCGGGGCATCCAATGGCTCTCGAACATCAACATGGTGCTGGCCCTCGTGCTGGCGTTGTTCGTATTCGTAGTCGGCCCAACGGTTTTCATTCTCAACCTGATCCCGACTGCGATGGCCAGCTACCTCGGCGACATCGCGATGATGTCCGCGCGCACCGGTGCCGAGGGCGCCGACGTCAACACCTGGCTGCAGTCCTGGACGGTCTTCTACTGGGCATGGTGGGTGTCGTGGACGCCGTTCGTCGGCATGTTCATCGCGCGAATCTCGCGCGGCCGTACGATCCGTCAATTCGTCGCTGGAGTGCTGCTGGTGCCCAGCCTGGTGTCGCTGCTGTGGTTTGCGGTGTTCGGCGGAGCAGCGATCCGTCAGCAGCAGGAAGGTGTCGACCTCGCGGGGGAGGGCAGCATCGAGGCGCAGCTGTTCGGGGTTCTCGAGGAGTATCCGATCGCCACGATCGCGAGCATCCTGGTGATGGTGCTCGTCGCGATCTTCTTCGTGTCGGGTGCGGACGCGGCCTCGATCGTGATGGGCTCGCTGTCCGAGCGCGGCACGATCAAACCGGGCAGGGGCACCGTCATCTTCTGGGGTATCGCGATGGGTGCGGTGGCGGCGGTGATGCTGCTCGTCGGCGGGGAGGACGGGTTGACGGGCCTGCAGACCATCACCATCATCGCGGCCCTGCCGTTCCTGCTCGTCATGATCGGCTTGGCGGTGGCCTTGGTGAAGGACCTGCGCACCGACCCGAAGGTGGTGCGTCGCCAGTATGCGTCCGAAGCGATCAACAATGCGGTCGTCACCGGCGTCACGCAGCACGGAGACGACTTCGTGATCGCCGTCGAGAAGGATCCCGACGCCGGGAAGAACGGCGCCGGTTAA